One genomic region from Paraburkholderia azotifigens encodes:
- a CDS encoding TetR/AcrR family transcriptional regulator has translation MARTRAPDHESQRDQILELAAAKFAQTSYPSTSMADLAAASGTSKARLYHYYESKEAILFDLLDRYTKRLMLIIAEVEGASQRRGLTERETFAELIRAFLSEYETSHSRHVALLNDVKYLVESQREIILNRQRDVVAAFARQLARAYPERVSRENQTALTMMVFGMINWTFTWLKPGGRMGYREFAEQVVNMVDHGLLAAAPATGAGAS, from the coding sequence ATGGCCCGTACACGAGCCCCAGACCACGAGAGCCAGCGCGACCAGATCCTCGAACTGGCCGCAGCCAAATTTGCTCAAACGAGCTATCCGAGCACATCGATGGCCGATCTGGCCGCGGCGAGCGGCACGTCGAAAGCGCGCCTCTATCACTATTACGAGAGCAAGGAAGCGATCCTGTTCGACCTGCTCGACCGCTACACGAAGCGGCTGATGCTGATCATCGCCGAGGTGGAAGGCGCGAGCCAGCGGCGCGGACTCACCGAACGCGAGACGTTCGCCGAACTGATCCGGGCTTTTCTTTCCGAGTACGAGACCTCGCACAGCCGGCACGTCGCGCTGCTGAACGATGTCAAATATCTGGTCGAGTCGCAGCGCGAGATCATCCTGAACCGGCAGCGCGACGTGGTCGCTGCGTTCGCACGGCAACTGGCGCGCGCTTATCCCGAACGCGTGTCACGCGAAAACCAGACGGCACTCACGATGATGGTCTTCGGGATGATCAACTGGACGTTCACCTGGCTAAAGCCGGGCGGCCGGATGGGATATCGGGAGTTCGCGGAACAGGTGGTCAATATGGTGGATCACGGACTGCTCGCGGCTGCGCCGGCGACGGGCGCTGGCGCTAGCTAG
- a CDS encoding DUF1835 domain-containing protein produces MSTIHITNGDVAADSLRKALEQASRTGAVLALRDDLAVGPLQGIDDTPQVRADFWQRASGDDARDFLGEFEAQATSLKAVVDGATHVVVWHGQSAADQLTLRRVCFHLREMPQRLNEVCLSIDDLTGDAGAPLRRPDQATSVGMFAPDLLLKQLPRAAPISVLRIGRLALEWQEVKLADAELRRWRGNTFMSGSFAELDARIFEHAAEGWQSAGRVAAHVMAANNGLLVSDSLVLWRLRELAATGQLQLRGETDMWRSLEMNVTRATLSPA; encoded by the coding sequence ATGAGCACGATCCATATCACCAACGGCGACGTCGCCGCCGACTCGCTGCGCAAGGCGCTCGAACAGGCGAGCCGGACCGGGGCCGTGCTGGCCCTGCGCGACGATCTGGCCGTCGGCCCGCTGCAAGGCATCGACGATACACCTCAGGTTCGCGCGGATTTCTGGCAACGCGCCAGCGGGGACGACGCGCGCGATTTCCTGGGCGAGTTCGAAGCGCAGGCCACCAGCCTGAAAGCCGTGGTCGACGGAGCGACGCATGTGGTCGTGTGGCACGGCCAGAGTGCCGCCGATCAGCTGACGTTGCGCCGCGTGTGCTTCCATCTGCGCGAAATGCCGCAGCGGCTCAACGAAGTGTGCCTGTCGATCGACGATCTGACGGGCGACGCCGGCGCGCCGCTGCGCCGTCCCGATCAGGCGACGTCCGTCGGCATGTTCGCGCCCGATCTGCTGCTCAAGCAGCTGCCGCGCGCCGCGCCAATTTCGGTGCTGCGCATCGGCCGGCTCGCGCTCGAATGGCAGGAAGTGAAGCTCGCGGACGCCGAACTGCGTCGCTGGCGCGGCAATACCTTTATGAGCGGCAGCTTCGCCGAACTCGACGCGCGGATCTTCGAACACGCCGCCGAAGGCTGGCAGTCAGCCGGACGCGTCGCAGCCCACGTGATGGCGGCGAACAACGGCTTGCTGGTCAGCGACAGCCTTGTGCTGTGGCGTCTGCGCGAACTCGCCGCCACAGGCCAACTGCAGTTGCGCGGAGAGACGGACATGTGGCGTTCGCTGGAGATGAACGTCACGCGCGCAACCCTTTCCCCTGCTTGA
- the paaE gene encoding 1,2-phenylacetyl-CoA epoxidase subunit PaaE produces the protein MATPQFHPLRIREVRPETADAVSVAFEVPVELREQFRFTQGQFVTLKTHIDGEETRRSYSICVGVTDYDRDGELRIGIKRVRGGRFSNFAFDTLQPGHTIDVMTPDGRFFTHLNADHGKQYVAFSGGSGITPVLAIIKTTLEIEPRSTFTLIYGNRSVDQIMFAEELEDVKNRFMNRFVLYHVLSDDIQDVELFNGVLDQAKCASFLETLMPAEAIDEAFICGPGPMMDAAEAALKAAGVPQAKVHVERFGTPLPQAGVPATEITDDTPTADLEIVLDGKKRKLRLPYQGLSVLDVGLRAGLALPYACKGGVCCTCRAKVLEGEVKMEKNYTLEEHEIKDGFVLTCQCHPVSDKVVVSYDER, from the coding sequence ATGGCCACCCCGCAATTTCATCCGCTGCGCATCCGGGAAGTGCGGCCCGAAACCGCCGATGCGGTTTCCGTCGCCTTCGAAGTCCCCGTCGAACTGCGCGAGCAGTTTCGCTTCACACAGGGCCAGTTCGTCACGCTGAAGACGCATATCGACGGTGAGGAAACGCGCCGCTCGTATTCGATCTGCGTCGGCGTCACCGATTACGACCGCGACGGCGAACTGCGCATCGGCATCAAGCGCGTGCGCGGCGGCCGTTTCTCGAACTTCGCGTTCGATACGCTGCAGCCCGGCCACACGATCGACGTGATGACGCCGGACGGCCGTTTCTTCACGCACCTGAACGCCGATCACGGCAAGCAGTACGTCGCGTTCTCGGGCGGCTCGGGCATCACGCCCGTGCTGGCGATCATCAAGACGACGCTCGAAATCGAGCCGCGCAGCACATTCACGCTGATCTACGGCAACCGCAGCGTCGATCAGATCATGTTCGCCGAAGAACTCGAGGACGTGAAGAACCGGTTCATGAACCGCTTCGTGCTGTATCACGTGCTGTCCGACGACATCCAGGACGTCGAGCTGTTCAACGGCGTGCTCGATCAGGCGAAGTGCGCGTCGTTCCTCGAGACGCTGATGCCCGCCGAGGCGATCGACGAAGCGTTCATCTGCGGCCCAGGCCCGATGATGGATGCCGCCGAAGCCGCGCTGAAGGCCGCGGGCGTGCCGCAGGCGAAGGTGCATGTCGAGCGTTTCGGCACGCCACTGCCGCAAGCAGGCGTGCCTGCAACCGAAATCACCGACGACACGCCGACGGCCGACCTCGAGATCGTGCTCGACGGCAAGAAGCGGAAGCTGCGTTTGCCGTATCAGGGCTTGAGCGTGCTCGACGTCGGCCTGCGCGCGGGTCTCGCGCTGCCATATGCGTGCAAGGGTGGCGTCTGCTGCACGTGTCGCGCGAAGGTGCTGGAAGGTGAAGTGAAGATGGAGAAGAACTACACGCTCGAAGAGCACGAGATCAAGGACGGCTTCGTGCTGACCTGCCAGTGTCACCCCGTCAGCGACAAGGTCGTCGTCAGCTACGACGAGCGTTGA
- the paaD gene encoding 1,2-phenylacetyl-CoA epoxidase subunit PaaD translates to MTSIAQTAEANDHALEQAWAVLEAVPDPEIPVVSIRELGILRDVRRAADGALEVVITPTYSGCPAMSQIAEDIGTALDAAGLAPYRVETVLAPAWTTDWITDDAREKLRAYGIAPPTGNCGSAEPDANAGTKQKVIRFVPRSLPAPACPRCGSKHTERLAQFGSTACKALYRCVDCREPFDYFKPY, encoded by the coding sequence ATGACTTCGATCGCTCAAACAGCCGAAGCAAACGACCACGCGCTCGAACAGGCGTGGGCCGTGCTCGAGGCCGTGCCCGATCCGGAAATCCCCGTCGTGTCGATCCGCGAACTGGGCATTTTGCGCGACGTGCGCCGCGCCGCCGACGGCGCGCTCGAAGTCGTCATCACGCCGACTTACTCGGGCTGCCCGGCGATGTCGCAGATCGCGGAAGACATCGGTACGGCGCTCGACGCGGCCGGTTTGGCGCCATACCGCGTCGAAACCGTGCTCGCGCCCGCATGGACCACCGACTGGATCACCGACGACGCCCGCGAAAAACTGCGCGCCTACGGCATCGCGCCGCCGACGGGCAATTGCGGGAGTGCCGAGCCCGACGCGAACGCCGGAACGAAACAGAAAGTGATCCGCTTCGTCCCACGCTCGCTGCCCGCGCCCGCTTGCCCGCGCTGCGGCTCGAAACATACCGAACGCCTCGCGCAATTCGGCTCGACGGCCTGCAAGGCGCTGTACCGCTGCGTCGACTGCCGCGAACCCTTCGACTACTTCAAACCGTACTGA
- the paaC gene encoding 1,2-phenylacetyl-CoA epoxidase subunit PaaC: protein MDITPQHLAYVLRLADTALILGQRNAEWCGHGPILEEDIALSNMSLDLIGQARLLYTHAAELENTLTGTSRSEDDYAFFRAEREFANYTLAELPHVGPLAGTAHADKDYAVTIVRNFLYSSLMLHVWSALTGSSDAQLAAIAAKSIKETQYHVHHAREWLVRFGDGTDESHRRAQAALDYLIPYTREFFSDDSTEDAIAAAGIGPKTSELEAVWLEDVRAAMDEATLTLPDPVKHVTTGKHGEHSEHMGFLLAEMQSLARQHPGASW from the coding sequence ATGGATATCACGCCCCAACACCTCGCCTACGTGCTGCGCCTCGCCGACACCGCGCTGATCCTCGGACAACGCAACGCGGAATGGTGCGGCCACGGCCCGATTCTCGAAGAAGACATCGCGCTGTCGAACATGAGCCTCGACCTGATCGGCCAGGCGCGTCTGCTATACACGCACGCCGCCGAACTCGAGAACACGCTGACAGGCACGAGCCGCTCGGAAGACGACTACGCGTTCTTCCGCGCCGAGCGCGAGTTCGCGAACTACACGCTGGCGGAGCTGCCGCACGTCGGGCCGCTCGCGGGCACGGCGCACGCGGACAAGGACTACGCCGTCACGATCGTGCGCAACTTCCTGTATTCGTCGCTGATGCTGCATGTGTGGTCTGCGCTGACGGGCTCGTCGGATGCGCAGCTGGCCGCGATCGCCGCGAAGTCGATCAAGGAAACGCAGTATCACGTGCATCACGCGCGCGAGTGGCTCGTGCGCTTCGGCGACGGCACGGACGAATCGCATCGCCGCGCGCAGGCCGCGCTCGACTATCTGATTCCGTACACGCGCGAATTCTTCAGCGACGACTCGACGGAAGACGCCATTGCCGCCGCCGGCATCGGCCCGAAGACGTCGGAACTCGAAGCCGTGTGGCTCGAAGACGTGCGCGCCGCGATGGACGAGGCGACGCTGACCCTGCCCGATCCCGTCAAGCACGTCACGACGGGCAAGCACGGCGAGCATTCGGAACACATGGGTTTCCTGCTCGCTGAAATGCAGAGCCTCGCGCGCCAGCATCCGGGCGCAAGCTGGTAA
- the paaB gene encoding 1,2-phenylacetyl-CoA epoxidase subunit PaaB: MNKEWPIWEVFVRSKQGLDHKHCGSLHAADASMALRMARDVYTRRQEGVSIWVVPSSAITASAPDEKAELFEPAGDKIYRHPTFYQLPDEVNHM; this comes from the coding sequence ATGAACAAGGAATGGCCGATCTGGGAAGTCTTCGTGCGCAGCAAGCAGGGACTCGATCACAAGCATTGCGGCAGCCTGCACGCTGCCGACGCGTCGATGGCGCTGCGCATGGCGCGCGACGTCTACACCCGCCGCCAGGAAGGCGTGAGCATCTGGGTAGTGCCGTCGTCGGCGATCACGGCGTCAGCGCCCGACGAGAAAGCCGAACTGTTCGAACCGGCTGGCGACAAGATCTACCGCCATCCGACGTTCTATCAGCTGCCCGACGAAGTCAACCACATGTAA
- the paaA gene encoding 1,2-phenylacetyl-CoA epoxidase subunit PaaA, with translation MYTQSLDIPGNVAPLDAAAGSAEQARFDEVMAADGKIEPQDWMPDAYRKTLVRQISQHAHSEIVGMLPEGNWITRAPSLKRKAILLAKVQDEGGHGLYLYSAAETLGVSRDQMIDALHSGKAKYSSIFNYPTPTWADVGVIGWLVDGAAIMNQIPLCRCTYGPYARAMIRICKEESFHQRQGFDALLAMMKGTDAQRELVQQAVNRWWYPVLMMFGPSDKDSVHSNQSAKWGIKRITNDDLRQKFVDATVKQAKVLGVTLPDANLKWNEARGHYDYSDLDWDEFWRVVNGDGPCNKERLATRVKAHNDGAWVREAALAHAEKQRQRAQQHAA, from the coding sequence ATGTACACGCAATCCCTCGACATCCCCGGCAACGTCGCCCCGCTCGACGCGGCCGCCGGCTCGGCCGAGCAGGCCCGCTTCGATGAAGTGATGGCCGCCGACGGCAAAATCGAGCCGCAAGACTGGATGCCCGACGCGTACCGCAAGACGCTGGTTCGCCAGATTTCGCAGCACGCGCACTCGGAGATCGTCGGCATGCTGCCGGAAGGCAACTGGATCACGCGCGCGCCGAGCCTGAAGCGCAAGGCGATTCTGCTGGCGAAGGTGCAGGACGAAGGCGGCCATGGCCTCTATCTGTATAGCGCGGCCGAAACGCTCGGTGTCTCGCGCGACCAGATGATCGACGCGCTGCATTCCGGCAAGGCGAAGTACTCGAGCATCTTCAATTACCCGACGCCGACCTGGGCGGACGTCGGCGTGATCGGCTGGCTGGTCGATGGCGCGGCCATCATGAACCAGATTCCGCTGTGCCGCTGCACGTACGGCCCGTACGCACGGGCGATGATCCGCATCTGCAAGGAAGAGTCGTTCCATCAGCGTCAGGGCTTCGACGCACTGCTCGCGATGATGAAAGGCACAGACGCGCAGCGCGAACTCGTGCAGCAGGCGGTGAACCGCTGGTGGTATCCCGTGCTGATGATGTTCGGCCCGAGCGACAAGGACTCCGTCCACAGCAACCAGTCGGCGAAGTGGGGCATCAAGCGCATCACCAACGACGATCTGCGTCAGAAATTCGTCGACGCCACCGTCAAGCAGGCGAAGGTGCTGGGCGTCACGCTACCCGATGCGAACCTGAAGTGGAACGAAGCTCGCGGCCACTATGACTACAGCGACCTCGACTGGGACGAATTCTGGCGCGTCGTCAACGGCGACGGCCCATGCAACAAGGAGCGCCTCGCGACGCGCGTGAAGGCGCACAACGACGGCGCCTGGGTTCGCGAAGCCGCCCTCGCCCATGCCGAAAAACAGCGCCAGCGCGCGCAGCAACACGCCGCCTGA
- a CDS encoding SGNH/GDSL hydrolase family protein, with the protein MSTRSLAVVCGVVLSSALLVSAPVFAADAQSPWVTAWATALQPIPQVSNPPPLYRAPDVAGRTVRQIVYPTLSGNVARIHISNAYGRAPLVIEDLRIARSGAGAGAAVQGGTAVPVTFGGKAAFSVPPGGEIDSDPVHTGISAGAPYAISSYMGREQKMAAWHRVSSQVNYVSTPGNHTGDASGDAYRQRFTQFVWVTGLQVEAPSSATIAAIGDSITDGMRSSLNQNRRWPDALAGRLAQSGDRSAAVVNLGISGNRLLSDSPCYGDALATRFGRDVLAQPGVKTVILLIGINDINFAAMPPHGGLDCDSPHTLVTADGLIAGYKRVIVAAHARGMRIFGATLTPAALPPQREAIRAEVNQWIRTGHAFDGVVDFDAALRDPVEPTRLRRNFDSGDQIHPSDAGYAAMADAIPLQAVMSVGKK; encoded by the coding sequence ATGTCCACTCGTTCTTTGGCCGTCGTGTGCGGCGTGGTTCTGTCCTCCGCGCTGCTGGTTTCCGCCCCCGTTTTCGCTGCGGATGCGCAGTCCCCGTGGGTGACCGCATGGGCGACGGCGCTTCAGCCGATTCCGCAAGTATCCAATCCGCCGCCGCTGTATCGCGCGCCCGATGTCGCGGGACGCACGGTGCGGCAGATCGTGTATCCGACGTTGTCGGGCAACGTGGCGCGCATCCATATAAGTAATGCGTACGGGAGGGCGCCGCTCGTGATCGAAGATCTGCGGATTGCGCGTTCTGGCGCCGGGGCCGGCGCGGCCGTTCAGGGCGGAACTGCGGTGCCGGTGACCTTCGGCGGGAAGGCAGCCTTCAGCGTTCCGCCGGGCGGGGAGATCGACAGCGATCCCGTGCACACCGGCATTTCGGCTGGCGCCCCGTACGCCATCAGCAGTTATATGGGGCGTGAGCAGAAGATGGCCGCGTGGCATCGCGTATCGAGTCAGGTGAACTATGTGTCGACACCCGGCAATCACACAGGGGACGCGTCCGGCGATGCTTACCGCCAGAGGTTCACGCAATTCGTCTGGGTGACGGGGCTGCAGGTCGAGGCGCCGTCGTCTGCGACGATCGCGGCGATCGGCGATTCGATTACCGACGGCATGCGCTCGAGCCTGAATCAGAATCGACGGTGGCCGGACGCGCTGGCAGGCCGGTTGGCGCAGAGTGGAGACAGGTCGGCGGCAGTCGTGAATCTGGGGATCAGCGGGAACCGGCTGCTGAGTGATTCGCCCTGTTATGGAGATGCGCTCGCGACGCGCTTTGGGCGCGACGTGCTGGCGCAGCCCGGCGTGAAGACGGTGATCCTGCTGATCGGGATCAACGACATCAACTTCGCCGCGATGCCGCCGCACGGCGGCCTGGATTGCGATTCCCCTCACACGCTGGTGACCGCGGATGGTCTGATTGCTGGATACAAACGTGTGATCGTGGCCGCGCATGCGCGAGGAATGCGGATTTTCGGCGCCACGCTGACGCCGGCGGCGCTTCCGCCGCAGCGCGAGGCGATTCGCGCGGAGGTCAATCAATGGATCCGGACGGGCCATGCGTTCGATGGGGTCGTCGACTTTGACGCTGCGTTGCGCGATCCCGTCGAGCCGACCCGCCTGCGACGCAACTTCGACAGCGGCGATCAGATTCATCCGAGCGACGCCGGATACGCTGCGATGGCGGATGCGATTCCGCTGCAAGCGGTCATGAGTGTGGGCAAAAAGTGA
- the tuf gene encoding elongation factor Tu has translation MAKGKFERTKPHVNVGTIGHVDHGKTTLTAAITTVLTAKFGGEAKAYDQIDAAPEEKARGITINTAHVEYETANRHYAHVDCPGHADYVKNMITGAAQMDGAILVCSAADGPMPQTREHILLARQVGVPYIIVFLNKCDMVDDAELLELVEMEVRELLSKYDFPGDDTPIIKGSAKLALEGDKGELGEVAIMNLADALDTYIPTPERAVDGAFLMPVEDVFSISGRGTVVTGRVERGIVKVGEEIEIVGIKPTVKTTCTGVEMFRKLLDQGQAGDNVGILLRGTKREDVERGQVLAKPGSITPHTHFTAEVYVLSKDEGGRHTPFFNNYRPQFYFRTTDVTGSIELPKDKEMVMPGDNVSITVKLIAPIAMEEGLRFAIREGGRTVGAGVVAKIIE, from the coding sequence ATGGCCAAAGGTAAGTTTGAGCGGACCAAGCCGCACGTGAACGTCGGCACGATCGGTCACGTTGACCACGGCAAGACCACGCTGACGGCAGCGATCACGACGGTGCTGACCGCGAAGTTCGGCGGCGAGGCAAAGGCCTACGACCAGATCGACGCGGCGCCGGAAGAAAAGGCACGTGGCATCACGATCAACACGGCACACGTCGAGTACGAAACGGCCAACCGCCACTACGCACACGTCGACTGCCCGGGCCACGCTGACTATGTGAAGAACATGATCACGGGCGCGGCGCAGATGGACGGCGCAATCCTGGTGTGCTCGGCCGCAGACGGCCCGATGCCGCAAACGCGTGAGCACATCCTGCTGGCGCGTCAGGTTGGCGTTCCGTACATCATCGTGTTCCTGAACAAGTGCGACATGGTCGACGACGCTGAGCTGCTCGAGCTGGTCGAAATGGAAGTGCGCGAACTGCTGTCGAAGTACGACTTCCCGGGCGACGACACGCCGATCATCAAGGGTTCGGCGAAGCTGGCACTCGAAGGCGACAAGGGCGAGCTGGGCGAAGTGGCGATCATGAACCTGGCCGACGCGCTGGACACGTACATCCCGACGCCGGAGCGCGCAGTTGACGGTGCGTTCCTGATGCCGGTGGAAGACGTGTTCTCGATCTCGGGTCGTGGCACGGTGGTGACGGGTCGCGTCGAGCGCGGCATCGTCAAGGTCGGCGAAGAAATCGAAATCGTCGGTATCAAGCCGACGGTGAAGACGACGTGCACGGGCGTGGAAATGTTCCGCAAGCTGCTCGACCAGGGTCAGGCAGGCGACAACGTCGGTATCCTGCTGCGCGGCACGAAGCGTGAAGACGTGGAGCGTGGTCAGGTGCTGGCGAAGCCGGGTTCGATCACGCCGCACACGCACTTCACGGCTGAAGTGTACGTGCTGAGCAAGGACGAAGGCGGCCGCCACACGCCGTTCTTCAACAACTACCGTCCGCAGTTCTACTTCCGTACGACGGACGTGACGGGCTCGATCGAGCTGCCGAAGGACAAGGAAATGGTGATGCCGGGCGACAACGTGTCGATCACGGTGAAGCTGATCGCTCCGATCGCCATGGAAGAAGGTCTGCGCTTCGCTATCCGCGAAGGTGGCCGTACCGTCGGCGCCGGTGTTGTTGCCAAGATCATCGAGTAA
- the secE gene encoding preprotein translocase subunit SecE produces MANPSVETVNTSSDKLMLVAGVLLVLAGFVGFFWLNGQEWYVRGAALAVGLIAGVAVGLLSAPGKGFIAFAKDSYKEVRKVVWPTRKEASQTTLVVFGFVLIMAVILWICDKSIEWAIFSAILGWK; encoded by the coding sequence ATGGCGAATCCTTCCGTCGAAACTGTTAATACATCCAGCGACAAGTTAATGCTCGTTGCAGGTGTATTGTTGGTCTTGGCTGGGTTCGTGGGGTTCTTCTGGCTGAATGGCCAAGAATGGTACGTCCGCGGAGCAGCTCTCGCTGTCGGGCTGATCGCGGGCGTCGCAGTCGGTCTTCTCTCAGCGCCCGGCAAAGGCTTTATCGCATTCGCCAAAGATTCATACAAGGAAGTCCGAAAGGTTGTCTGGCCGACTCGCAAAGAGGCTAGTCAGACGACTCTCGTGGTTTTCGGCTTTGTGCTGATCATGGCGGTGATCCTCTGGATTTGCGACAAATCCATCGAGTGGGCGATTTTCTCGGCGATTCTGGGTTGGAAATGA
- the nusG gene encoding transcription termination/antitermination protein NusG has translation MSDIPASPSGKRWYVVHAYSGMEKSVQRALQERIERAGMQDKFGQILVPTEEVVEVKGGHKSVTERRFFPGYVLVEMEMTDETWHLVKNTAKVTGFVGGARNRPSPISPREVEKIMSQMQEGVEKPRPKTLFEVGEMVRVKDGPFTDFNGSVEEVNYEKSRVRVSVTIFGRATPVELEFGQVEKL, from the coding sequence ATGAGTGATATTCCGGCATCCCCGAGCGGAAAACGTTGGTACGTGGTGCACGCCTACTCCGGTATGGAGAAGAGCGTGCAACGTGCGCTTCAGGAGCGTATCGAACGTGCTGGCATGCAAGACAAATTTGGTCAGATTCTCGTTCCGACTGAAGAAGTCGTTGAAGTGAAAGGCGGTCACAAGTCGGTGACCGAGCGTCGTTTCTTCCCGGGCTACGTGCTCGTCGAAATGGAAATGACAGACGAAACATGGCACCTCGTCAAGAATACTGCCAAGGTGACAGGTTTCGTGGGTGGTGCGCGCAATCGTCCGAGTCCGATTTCCCCGAGGGAAGTCGAAAAGATCATGTCGCAGATGCAGGAAGGCGTGGAGAAGCCGCGACCGAAGACCCTGTTCGAAGTCGGCGAGATGGTGCGTGTAAAGGATGGTCCGTTCACGGATTTCAACGGCAGCGTCGAAGAAGTGAACTACGAGAAGTCGCGGGTTCGAGTCTCTGTCACGATTTTCGGTCGCGCGACCCCGGTCGAGCTGGAATTCGGCCAGGTTGAGAAGCTGTAA
- the rplK gene encoding 50S ribosomal protein L11: MAKKIIGFIKLQIPAGKANPSPPVGPALGQRGLNIMEFCKAFNAQTQAMEPGLPIPVVITAFADKSFTFVLKTPPATVLIKKAAKIDKGSSKPHTDKVGKITRAQAEEIAKTKMPDLTAADLDAAVRTIAGSARSMGITVEGV; encoded by the coding sequence ATGGCAAAGAAAATCATCGGCTTTATCAAGCTGCAGATTCCTGCAGGTAAAGCCAATCCGTCGCCGCCGGTTGGTCCGGCGCTGGGCCAACGCGGCCTGAACATCATGGAGTTCTGCAAGGCGTTCAACGCGCAGACTCAAGCGATGGAACCGGGTCTGCCGATCCCGGTCGTTATCACGGCTTTCGCCGACAAGAGCTTCACGTTCGTTCTGAAGACGCCGCCGGCAACCGTGCTGATCAAGAAGGCAGCGAAGATCGACAAGGGTTCGAGCAAGCCGCATACCGACAAGGTCGGCAAGATTACGCGTGCTCAAGCCGAAGAAATCGCCAAGACCAAGATGCCTGACCTCACGGCAGCTGATCTGGACGCAGCGGTCCGTACGATCGCTGGTAGCGCCCGCTCGATGGGCATCACCGTGGAGGGCGTGTAA
- the rplA gene encoding 50S ribosomal protein L1, whose product MAKLSKRLQAFANKVDRQKLYAIEEALSLVKECASAKFDESIDVAVQLGIDAKKSDQVVRGSVVLPAGTGKSVRVAVFAQGEKAEQARAAGAEIVGMEDLAEQVKAGNLNFDVVIASPDTMRVVGTLGQILGPRGLMPNPKVGTVTPDVATAVKNAKAGQVQFRVDKAGIIHATIGRASFEPTALRSNLNALVEALQKAKPATSKGVYLRKIALSSTMGVGVRVDQATLAAQ is encoded by the coding sequence ATGGCCAAGCTTTCGAAGCGTCTGCAAGCATTTGCAAACAAGGTTGATCGCCAAAAGCTGTATGCGATCGAAGAAGCCCTGTCGCTCGTGAAGGAATGCGCAAGCGCGAAATTCGATGAATCGATCGACGTTGCAGTGCAGCTCGGCATTGACGCAAAGAAGTCGGACCAAGTGGTCCGTGGTTCCGTCGTGTTGCCGGCTGGTACGGGTAAGTCGGTTCGCGTTGCTGTGTTTGCGCAAGGCGAAAAGGCTGAGCAAGCTCGCGCAGCCGGTGCAGAAATCGTCGGTATGGAAGACCTGGCTGAGCAAGTCAAGGCCGGCAACCTGAACTTCGACGTCGTGATCGCTTCGCCGGACACGATGCGCGTCGTCGGTACGCTCGGTCAGATCCTCGGCCCGCGCGGCCTGATGCCGAACCCGAAGGTCGGTACGGTTACGCCCGACGTCGCGACGGCAGTCAAGAACGCGAAGGCTGGTCAGGTTCAGTTCCGTGTCGACAAGGCCGGTATCATCCACGCAACGATCGGTCGCGCTTCATTCGAGCCGACGGCACTGCGTTCGAACCTGAATGCTCTGGTCGAAGCGCTGCAAAAGGCGAAGCCGGCAACGAGCAAGGGTGTGTACCTGCGTAAGATCGCGCTGTCGAGCACCATGGGTGTCGGCGTGCGCGTTGATCAGGCAACGCTCGCAGCACAGTAA
- the rplJ gene encoding 50S ribosomal protein L10, whose translation MPLNKEGKQAVVAEVSAQVAKAQTMVLAEYRGIAVGDLTKLRAKAREQQVYLRVLKNTLARRAVEGTPFAPLAEQMTGPLIYGISEDAIAAAKVVNDFSKGNDKLIIKAGSYEGKVMDKAGVQALANIPSREELLSKLLFVMQAPVSGFARAMAALAEKKQGEAA comes from the coding sequence GTGCCACTGAACAAAGAAGGTAAGCAGGCCGTAGTGGCTGAGGTTTCCGCGCAAGTCGCGAAAGCCCAGACCATGGTTCTGGCCGAGTATCGTGGAATCGCGGTTGGCGATCTGACCAAGCTGCGCGCGAAAGCGCGCGAGCAACAGGTGTATCTGCGCGTGTTGAAGAACACGCTGGCGCGTCGCGCTGTCGAAGGTACCCCGTTTGCTCCGCTGGCTGAGCAGATGACTGGTCCTCTGATCTACGGCATCTCGGAAGATGCAATTGCTGCTGCTAAGGTCGTCAACGACTTCAGCAAGGGCAATGACAAGTTGATCATCAAGGCCGGTTCCTACGAAGGCAAGGTGATGGACAAGGCAGGCGTGCAAGCGCTGGCCAACATCCCGAGCCGCGAAGAGCTGCTCTCCAAGCTGTTGTTCGTTATGCAAGCGCCTGTTTCTGGCTTTGCGCGCGCTATGGCCGCGCTGGCAGAAAAGAAGCAAGGCGAAGCTGCGTAA